A stretch of the Flavobacterium aquiphilum genome encodes the following:
- a CDS encoding glycoside hydrolase family 43 protein, which produces MFTIKKHSNNHISAPSPLGRVGVGILLFFTLLSYSQKKKEIYLFTSFREPATEGLYLAYSEDGYNWKGLEGSFLKPEIGGSETKIMRDPSITKGADGTYHLVWTTDWKGGNGFGYASSKDLIHWSEQQYIPVMKHEPEVVNVWAPEIFYDDVKKEYIIIWASTIPFRFAKGVEDEKNNHRMYFVTTKDFKTFSDTKLYYDPGFSVIDCVIVKKGKNDYVLVLKDNTRPMRNIKVAFGKSPLGPFGKSSEPLTAYLSEGPTVVKVGKKWLLYYDNYGSKNYKALSTSDFVKFEDVSSKISLPEGHKHGTITTISEEVLKELIEKK; this is translated from the coding sequence ATGTTCACAATAAAAAAACATTCCAATAATCACATCTCGGCTCCCTCTCCTTTGGGGAGGGTTGGGGTGGGGATTTTATTATTTTTCACTTTATTAAGTTATTCCCAAAAAAAGAAAGAAATCTATTTGTTCACGTCTTTCAGGGAACCTGCTACTGAAGGTTTGTATCTCGCCTACAGCGAAGACGGCTACAATTGGAAAGGCCTTGAAGGATCGTTTCTAAAACCCGAAATTGGCGGAAGCGAAACCAAAATTATGCGTGATCCATCAATTACAAAAGGCGCAGACGGAACCTATCATTTGGTTTGGACAACCGATTGGAAAGGCGGAAACGGTTTTGGATATGCTAGTTCAAAAGATTTGATTCATTGGTCAGAACAACAATATATTCCCGTAATGAAACACGAACCCGAAGTGGTAAACGTGTGGGCTCCCGAAATTTTTTATGACGATGTCAAGAAAGAATACATCATTATTTGGGCATCAACCATTCCATTCCGATTTGCAAAAGGAGTGGAAGACGAAAAAAACAACCACCGAATGTATTTCGTAACCACTAAGGATTTCAAAACCTTTTCGGATACCAAATTATATTATGATCCCGGTTTCAGTGTGATTGACTGCGTGATTGTCAAAAAAGGCAAGAACGATTATGTTTTGGTTTTAAAAGATAATACAAGACCAATGCGAAACATTAAAGTGGCTTTCGGGAAATCGCCTTTGGGGCCTTTCGGAAAAAGTTCGGAGCCATTGACGGCCTATCTTTCAGAAGGGCCAACAGTGGTAAAAGTCGGTAAAAAATGGCTGTTGTATTATGACAATTACGGATCCAAAAACTATAAAGCCCTAAGTACTTCCGATTTTGTAAAATTCGAAGATGTTTCCTCAAAAATAAGCCTTCCCGAAGGACACAAACACGGAACGATTACAACTATTTCCGAAGAAGTTTTAAAAGAATTAATTGAAAAGAAGTAA
- a CDS encoding six-hairpin glycosidase → MTAFKNIKTNIVTASAILLTCGAVTSALAQNDTVRYTGKTLSNVDYHHGQLAPAVGVHATQIMRASREHPEKADGLGWTYNHQPMMAYWNNTFYLNYLSDPTGEHIPPSQTFLMTSKDGVTWTKPTVLFPIYKVPDGFKKEGMEGVAKNMDAIMHQRIGFYVTSDKKLIAMGYYGVALDKKDDPNDGKGIGRVVREIYKDGTFGPIYFIRYNKTGNPLPTTFPFYTKSKDKKFIKACDELLSKPLLMQQWVEEADRDDELIPLKKQYKAFNYYHLPNGNVVGLWKFALTSISKDEGKTWEYIPTRAPGFVNSNAKIWGQKTSDNRYATVYNPSEYRWPLAISTSDDGLNYKDLLLVHGEVSPMRYGGNYKSAGPQYVRGISETDGTPPDGKLWVSYSMNKEDIWVASIPVPVTSEVKENVNDVFNDLPNGEELKLWNTYDLAWASAKVEKKTDGKKSLTLRDQDAFDYSRAERVIPFAKKMEATFTVKPEQNNHGLLQVEFQNAQGLPAIRLEFDSDGELKAKNGARFGGIMKYEAGKEYTVTVKLNVASRSYTVKVNDGKETNKIFFAPVDGISRIMFRTGEQRYTPNADTEPDTPDFTDLPDTGKLIPEAVFNIESLVTKKI, encoded by the coding sequence ATGACTGCATTTAAAAACATAAAAACCAATATAGTAACAGCATCAGCAATCCTACTGACTTGCGGAGCTGTAACTTCTGCATTGGCACAAAATGATACCGTACGATATACAGGCAAAACACTTTCGAATGTCGATTACCACCACGGGCAATTAGCTCCCGCAGTTGGAGTTCACGCGACACAGATAATGCGCGCAAGCAGGGAACATCCCGAAAAAGCCGATGGTTTGGGATGGACTTACAACCACCAACCGATGATGGCGTATTGGAACAATACCTTTTATTTGAATTATTTGAGCGATCCAACAGGAGAACATATTCCGCCAAGTCAAACTTTTTTAATGACTTCGAAAGACGGCGTGACTTGGACAAAACCTACAGTGCTTTTTCCAATCTATAAAGTTCCCGATGGTTTTAAAAAAGAAGGAATGGAAGGCGTTGCCAAAAATATGGATGCGATTATGCACCAACGTATTGGCTTTTATGTTACTTCCGACAAAAAATTGATTGCTATGGGTTATTATGGTGTAGCATTGGATAAAAAAGATGACCCAAATGACGGAAAAGGAATTGGCCGTGTCGTTCGCGAAATCTACAAAGACGGGACTTTTGGACCAATTTATTTTATCCGATACAATAAAACCGGAAATCCGTTGCCAACAACCTTTCCGTTTTACACCAAAAGCAAGGACAAGAAATTTATCAAAGCTTGTGACGAATTATTGTCTAAACCTTTGTTGATGCAACAATGGGTGGAAGAAGCCGATCGTGATGATGAATTGATTCCGTTAAAAAAACAATACAAAGCTTTTAATTATTACCATTTGCCAAACGGAAATGTAGTCGGTTTATGGAAATTTGCTTTGACATCCATCAGTAAAGACGAAGGAAAAACTTGGGAATACATCCCAACAAGAGCGCCTGGTTTTGTCAACAGCAATGCCAAGATTTGGGGACAAAAAACTTCGGATAACCGTTATGCAACTGTTTATAATCCGTCAGAATACCGTTGGCCATTGGCTATTTCAACTTCTGATGACGGATTGAACTACAAAGATTTATTGTTGGTTCACGGCGAAGTGAGTCCGATGCGTTACGGCGGAAACTACAAATCGGCAGGACCACAATACGTTCGAGGAATTTCCGAAACTGACGGAACTCCGCCTGACGGAAAACTGTGGGTAAGCTACAGTATGAACAAAGAAGATATTTGGGTGGCTTCGATTCCGGTTCCGGTGACTAGCGAAGTGAAAGAAAATGTCAATGATGTTTTCAATGATTTGCCAAATGGAGAAGAATTAAAATTATGGAATACCTATGATTTGGCTTGGGCTTCCGCCAAAGTGGAAAAGAAAACGGACGGCAAAAAAAGCCTAACTTTAAGAGATCAAGATGCTTTTGATTATTCCCGTGCCGAGCGCGTGATTCCGTTTGCCAAAAAAATGGAAGCCACTTTTACTGTTAAGCCTGAACAAAACAATCACGGTTTACTGCAGGTGGAATTTCAAAATGCACAAGGACTTCCTGCGATTCGCTTGGAATTCGATTCGGATGGGGAATTGAAAGCAAAAAATGGCGCCCGTTTTGGGGGCATTATGAAATATGAAGCCGGAAAGGAATATACTGTTACGGTTAAACTGAATGTGGCTAGTCGTTCTTATACCGTAAAAGTGAATGACGGCAAAGAAACCAACAAAATATTCTTTGCTCCGGTCGACGGAATTTCACGCATTATGTTCCGTACGGGAGAGCAACGTTATACACCAAATGCAGACACAGAACCGGATACACCGGATTTTACAGATTTGCCGGATACAGGAAAATTAATTCCCGAGGCGGTGTTTAATATTGAATCGTTGGTTACGAAAAAAATATAA